One window from the genome of Choloepus didactylus isolate mChoDid1 chromosome 2, mChoDid1.pri, whole genome shotgun sequence encodes:
- the VCAM1 gene encoding vascular cell adhesion protein 1, translating to MSGKMIVIFGVSSILWMVLAAQDFKVEISPESRIVTQIGDSVSLTCSTMGCDAPSFSWRTQIDSPLNGKVRSEGTKSTLTMSPVSFENEHSYLCTATCNSRPLEKGIQVEIYSFPKDPEIHLSGLLEVGKPVTVTCLVPDIYPFDRLEIDLLKGNHLMKTQDFLEDMDRKSLETKSLEVTFTPISEDTGKSLVCRAKLHIADIDSMPKERETTKTLQVYISPKNTVISVNPSTRLQEGGSVTMTCSSDGLPAPEILWRKKLENETLQPLSRNATLTLTAMRTEDSGIYVCEGINLVGRNRKEVELIVKKKPFTVEISPGPQIAAQIGDSVVLTCGVTGCESPSFSWRTQIDSPLSKKVWSEGTKSTLTLSPVSLENEHLYVCTVTCGDMKVERGIQVNLYSFPSDPEIEMSDLLVNGTPVTVSCKVPNVYPLDRLEIELLQGESLMKKQEFLEDMDKQSLETKSLEMTFIPTTKDTGKVLVCQAKLHIDGMEFEPKQRWSTQTLYVNVAPMDTTVLVNPSTILEEGSSVDMTCFSGGFPAPKILWSKQLNDGDLQPLSENATLTLISTKMEDSGIYVCEGINQAGISRKEVELIIQVAPKDVQLTAFPSESVKEGDTVIISCTCGNVPEAWIILKKKAEMGDKLLKSIGGAYTILKAQLEDAGVYECESKNEVGSQLRSLTLDVKGRENNDYFSPEFLVLCCTSFLIIPAIGMIIYFARKANMKGSYSLVEAQKSKV from the exons ATGTCTGGGAAGATGATCGTGATCTTTGGAGTCTCaagtatactttggatggtgcTTGCAG CTCAAGACTTTAAAGTCGAGATCTCCCCTGAATCCAGAATCGTCACTCAGATTGGTGACTCTGTCTCACTGACTTGCAGCACCATGGGCTGTGACGCCCCCTCTTTCTCTTGGAGAACCCAGATAGACAGTCCACTGAACGGGAAGGTGAGGAGTGAGGGAACCAAGTCTACGCTGACCATGAGTCCTGTTAGTTTTGAGAATGAACACTCTTACCTGTGCACAGCGACTTGCAATTCTAGACCACTGGAAAAAGGAATCCAAGTGGAGATCTACT CTTTCCCTAAGGACCCAGAGATACATTTGAGTGGACTTCTGGAGGTCGGGAAGCCAGTCACAGTCACATGTTTGGTCCCTGACATTTATCCATTTGACAGGCTGGAGATAGATTTACTGAAGGGCAACCATCTCATGAAGACTCAGGACTTTCTAGAGGATATGGACAGGAAGTCCCTGGAAACCAAGAGTTTGGAAGTAACCTTTACTCCTATCTCTGAGGATACTGGAAAATCCCTTGTTTGTCGAGCTAAATTACACATTGCTGATATTGATTCTATGCCCAAAGAAAGAGAGACTACAAAAACACTACAAGTCTACA TCTCACCCAAGAATACAGTTATCTCTGTGAATCCCTCCACAAGACTGCAAGAAGGTGGCTCTGTGACCATGACATGTTCCAGTGATGGTCTACCAGCTCCAGAGATTTTATggagaaagaagttagaaaatgagaCTCTACAGCCCCTTTCCAGGAATGCAACTCTCACCTTAACTGCCATGAGAACAGAAGATTCTGGAATTTATGTGTGTGAAGGAATTAATCTAGTtgggagaaacagaaaagaggTGGAATTAATTGTAAAAA AAAAACCGTTTACAGTTGAGATCTCCCCTGGACCCCAAATTGCTGCTCAGATTGGTGATTCAGTCGTGTTGACATGTGGTGTCACAGGCTGCGAGTCCCCATCTTTCTCTTGGAGAACTCAGATCGACAGCCCGCTGAGCAAGAAGGTGTGGAGTGAGGGGACCAAGTCCACACTGACCCTGAGCCCTGTCAGTCTGGAGAACGAACACTTGTATGTGTGTACAGTGACCTGTGGGGATATGAAAGTGGAAAGAGGAATCCAGGTGAACCTCTACT CTTTCCCTAGTGATCCAGAAATTGAGATGAGTGATCTACTAGTGAATGGAACTCCTGTCACTGTAAGCTGCAAGGTTCCTAATGTGTACCCTTTAGACCGTTTGGAGATCGAATTACTACAAGGGGAGAGTCTTATGAAGAAGCAAGAGTTTTTGGAGGACATGGATAAGCAATCCCTAGAGACCAAGAGTTTGGAAATGACCTTTATCCCTACCACCAAAGATACTGGGAAAGTTCTTGTTTGTCAGGCTAAGTTACATATTGATGGAATGGAGTTTGAACCCAAACAAAGGTGGAGTACACAGACACTTTATGTTAATG TTGCCCCCATGGATACAACCGTCTTGGTCAACCCCTCTACCATCCTGGAGGAAGGTAGTTCTGTGGACATGACATGCTTTAGTGGTGGCTTTCCAGCTCCAAAGATCCTGTGGAGCAAGCAGCTAAATGATGGGGATCTGCAGCCTCTTTCTGAGAATGCAACTCTTACCTTAATCTCTACAAAGATGGAAGATTCTGGTATTTATGTGTGTGAAGGGATTAACCAGGCTGGAATAAGCAGAAAAGAAGTGGAATTGATTATTCAGG TTGCTCCAAAAGACGTGCAACTTACAGCTTTTCCTTCTGAAAGTGTTAAGGAAGGAGATACTGTCATCATCTCCTGTACTTGTGGAAATGTTCCAGAAGCATGGATAATCCTGAAGAAAAAAGCGGAGATGGGAGACAAGTTGCTAAAATCTATAGGAGGTGCATATACCATACTCAAGGCCCAGTTAGAGGATGCAGGAGTGTACGAATGCGAATCTAAAAATGAGGTTGGCTCACAATTGAGAAGTTTAACACTCGATGTAAAAG gaagagaaaataatgaCTATTTTTCTCCTGAATTTCTCGTGCTTTGTTGTACATCCTTCTTGATAATACCTGCCATTGGAATGATCATTTACTTTGCGAGAAAAGCCAACATGAAAGGGTCATACAGTCTTGTCGAAGCACAGAAATCAAAAGTGTAG